The segment TGTACGTATTGTGGCTTCCGATATCCGATGCAGATAAATCGTACCCATTTACATCTTGATCAAGTTCTCGACCAGTCGCAAATTTTGCGGAAACGCGGGTTTCAACATCAATTGATCGTGGCCGGCGATTACCCCAGCCGGACATCGACGGCATACTTTTGTGAGTTGATCGAAGCCCTTGAAGGGCAGGGCTTAGAGATTGGAATTGAAATTGCGGCTCAGTCGACCGAGTCCTACGCCGCCATGGTATCCGCCGGCGCAACGGGCGTGACGTTGTATCAAGAAACGTACGATGAATCCGTCTACGAATCGGTGCATATCCGCGGGCCAAAGTCGTCCTTCGCATGGCGACTTGAGGCACCCGAGCGGGCGGCGGAAGCAGGTTTTAGCCGCGTCGGTTTGGGGATCCTGCTTGGCCTTGCCGATCCGGCAAAAGATTTCCTATCGCTCGTCCGGCACGGGTTTTACTTGCAGCATCGTTTTCCCAATCTGCAATTGGCGTTTAGTTTCCCACGTATCCACGAAGCGCCGAATGATTTCGAAATCCCACACGAGATTTCGGACGATGATCTGGTCCGCTTTTACTGCGTCACTCGCATGCTGTTCCCGCAGTCCCATCTGGTTTTGTCGACACGCGAAGCGGCCGAACTACGAGCACGTTTAGCACATTTGTGCATCACCCAAATGAGCGCAGGAAGCTCGACGTCACCCGGTGGATACACGGAGTCGAAAGGGGACAAGACAAACGAGACGCAGCCCCGTTGTATGGGTGAACAGTTCCCGGTGACAGACGAACGGAGTGTCGAAGAAGTCACCGATTGGCTCGAGCAAGACGGATTCGAAGTTCGCTGGTCGTTCTAGGCCTTGTCCCAAAAGAAGACGGCCCCGTTGGGGGACGCGCAGGGCAATCGCATTGGAGCTTAGCCCAGCCCAAACGACGCCGACACTAAAAACTTAATTCGCCGCCGATGCTCAACCCTTGTGCCCAATAGTCGGTTTCGACAAACGAAAATTGCGGACGCATCGAACCACTAATTGGTAAAATCTGTTCAGGCAATAGGTTCGGGTTCACCGTGCGGTCAATCTGGTCGCCAGCGCGGACCACATTGGGGAAGTACATCAACGAATAGCCCACCGTTGCATGAAACCAATCGGTAATGCGGATGCCCAGTGTCAATCCAATTTCAGGGATCATCGTGAAATCTTTTCGCTCGTAGCTACCAATGTTGCTCGTTTGGGCCAGCAAACCACCAGCGTAATGATCGGTAACACCAAGCTCGGTGATTGCCGTCGACCCGCTAATGCGAACTTGTTGGGTATTGTTGCCGACTCCAACTCGCAACATCGACTCGAGCCAGACGCGATTGAAATCGGCTTGATAGGTCACACCAAGCTGCAAACCATTGAACTGATTTTCTGTTTCAAACGCTTCACTTAGCGACACCGTTCCCGGTGCGCTAGGGACTTGAGACTCTAAGTTTTCAGTAAACGCCAATCGATCAGAGAGTTCAAGATAGCGATAGCCGACGATCCAATCGACACGGTCTTGGCTACGACCTTCGGGGGGGCAAATCGTTGGATAGATGGGAAGCATGGAGGCACGGGCG is part of the Novipirellula aureliae genome and harbors:
- a CDS encoding BBP7 family outer membrane beta-barrel protein codes for the protein MEFASVIPSRFITTVVLTLLVSAPIALQDVRAQDYPPTYSGGVGDPYAMNQYGSSAGWMPAFSNWSLSLPTVSDRLWVRGEYLAWWADGMETPPLITTSPDGTAQNQAGILGMPNTSVLFGGGEINTDIANGFRLKSGLWLTQQGSWGIEGEYFQLWGDDDSYNASGNGSPIIGRPFFDPTNDRETAQLVSFPGRVNGSVGITSDSDLKSVLINARASMLPIYPTICPPEGRSQDRVDWIVGYRYLELSDRLAFTENLESQVPSAPGTVSLSEAFETENQFNGLQLGVTYQADFNRVWLESMLRVGVGNNTQQVRISGSTAITELGVTDHYAGGLLAQTSNIGSYERKDFTMIPEIGLTLGIRITDWFHATVGYSLMYFPNVVRAGDQIDRTVNPNLLPEQILPISGSMRPQFSFVETDYWAQGLSIGGELSF